In the Manis javanica isolate MJ-LG chromosome 14, MJ_LKY, whole genome shotgun sequence genome, one interval contains:
- the LOC140846069 gene encoding olfactory receptor 14A16-like: protein MKNISVVAEFLLLGFSGPSRLQFLQSGIFVVIYLLALVGNGLIVTIASLDPCLHTPMYFFLKNLSLSDVCLMSAIVPKTVANSLTHISSISFSGCVMQVFLVPFAAVAELFLLTAMSIDRYAAICHPLHYELIMNRGLCVHMVALSWLSSGFISIIHTAGTFSLTYCGPNEIQQFFCDIPQLLAITCSENVTAEIVLILINAVLDLCCFICIIISYIYIFSTVRKIPSTEGQSKAYSTCLPHLVVVVLFLSTAFIAYLKPILGSTSVTDHVLSSFYILLPPSLNPIIYSLRNKAMRAGLEKLITKKLWVKGISFFSKNKGILFLMFV from the coding sequence ATGAAGAATATCTCAGTGGTGGCAGAATTTCTTCTCTTGGGTTTTTCTGGCCCATCGAGGCTTCAGTTCTTACAATCTGGGATCTTTGTAGTGATCTACCTGTTGGCCCTAGTGGGGAATGGCCTCATTGTCACCATAGCATCCTTGGATCCCTgcctgcacacacccatgtacttcttcttAAAGAATCTGTCCCTTTCTGATGTTTGCCTCATGTCTGCCATTGTGCCCAAAACTGTTGCCAACTCCTTGACACACATCAGTTCCATCTCATTCTCTGGTTGTGTCATGCAGGTCTTCCTGGTGCCTTTTGCCGCAGTGGCAGAGCTGTTCCTGCTCACAGCGATGTCCATTGACCGCTATGCTGCCATCTGCCATCCTCTGCACTATGAGCTCATCATGAACAGGggcctgtgtgtgcacatggtGGCTCTGTCCTGGCTCAGCAGTGGCTTTATATCCATTATACATACAGCAGGAACCTTTTCCCTAACTTACTGTGGGCCCAATGAAATCCAGCAATTCTTTTGTGACATTCCCCAGTTGTTAGCTATTACTTGCTCAGAGAATGTAACTGCAGAAATCGTGCTCATTCTTATTAATGCAGTCTTGGACTTATGTTGCTTTATCTGCATCATAATCTCATACATATACATCTTCTCCACTGTCAGAAAGATTCCATCCACAGAAGGACAGTCAAAAGCCTATTCCACTTGCCTCCCACACCTGGTAGTGGTTGTACTTTTTCTCTCAACTGCTTTTATTGCTTATCTGAAACCTATCTTAGGGTCTACATCGGTCACCGATCATGTTCTATcatctttctatattttgttgCCGCCTTCCCTTaatcccatcatatacagcctaaGAAACAAAGCCATGAGAGCTGGTTTGGAGAAGCTGATTACCAAGAAGCTCTGGGTGAAGGGAATATCATTTTTCTCCAAGAATaaaggcattttattcttaatgttTGTGTAA